The window GCTCACCAGTTATCTTCAGGAATCGGTTTCTACTATAAAGCAGAAAATGGTAATCTAATTGAAGCTAAACAAGGGGATACTGTCCCTGTAACGAATATGGAAGCTAACCTGTATTATGGTGAGCCAAGTAATCTTACTTTAGCAACAGACAAGGTTACTCCTAAAACTTCTAATACACTGGTGGTTTATAACCCAGCAGTTTCAAACTATATTGTTAGATTTGATCCAAGCTGGAAAAAAGCGGACATTCAAGTTTATGATATGAGCGGTAAACTGGTAATCTCTAAAAAGGCAGTTGAAACAACAAGAGATTTTGTAATCGAGCTAGATGGTTCAGTTAAAAATTCATATGTTGTAAAAATCGTTTCTGATAAAGGAGAGACTGTTAACACTAAAATCTTAAAATAAACCACATGAAGACTATTAATAAACTAGCACTGATATTTTTCCTATTTGTTGTATCTTTAGCGTATGCTGATACACCACAGCCAGCCATCCCAGGTGGAGGAGGTAACGGAGGAAATGGTACAGGATCGCCTGCTTCACCCATTGATATGTACGTATATGTACTTGGTATTGTAGCAATTGGATTTATTGTTTACTTTACAAAAAAGTACAAAAGCGTAAAAGCATAAAATTTTATTAAAATAACATGAAACTCTCTGATTAGTCAGAGAGTTTTTTTATTTTTACTTTATGAAAAAGATTTATACGCTATCTGCGGTTTTAGCTGCATTTGCTCTGCAGGCTCAGTTTACAATTACCATTCAGACGCCGGCAGATTTTAAAGATCAGGACGCTATTCTATATACACTAAACGGTTCGAAAGATATTATTGTTACTAAAGAAAAGAGTAAGAATAATACATGGACTTTTAAATATCCCAGCCATTATATGGGAATGATGAAGGTTTATTTCCCTGAATCAAATAATACGGTAAGTTTTATCTCTGAAAATAAAAACGTCAGCTTTAAGCTGGATGTCCAGAATAATAAAGTGAAAGATGTTGCCTATCTGGATGAAGCCAACAATCTGATGAGCAAACAGCAGGAGGGTTCACAGAAGAAAGAACTAATTTTGCCGGCTTTGTCGCAGATCAAAGAATATTATAAAGATAATACAGACTTCGGAAAAGCCCTGAAAGCTGAGATTGACAGGCTTTCCGGTAATTCAGGGTCTATTGATGCTGCCCAGCACCCTTTTATTGCTTATTATAACACGAATTACAGCAAGTTTCTTTCTAATTCACCGGATTCAACCAAAAAAGCAAATCAAGAGGAAATTATCAACTTCCTTGATAAATCTGGGGATATGTTAGAAAGCTCCTCACTATTAAGACCTGTATTGGTGGCATATCTGAACTCCGGAGGGAATACCAATGTTACAAAATCTGTTGATGCATTGCTAGACCGCTTAAAAGTGGAAACTCCAAGAGGGCAGACTGTATTGTCTGAGCTGATTGATATTTTTGATGTCTATCAGATGGATGAATATAAGACCAAATATCTGGGGCTGGCCAAGAATCTTAAATGCACCATTACTGACAGGCTTGCTTCTACACTGAAGTCCAATGCCAATATTGAAATGGGGGCTGCTTTTCCTAATTACAAGTTTCAGTCACCTGTAAATACTACTGCAAAATCTTTATACGATATAAAAGCAGATAAAAAGGTGATTGTGTTCTGGTCTTCCACATGTTCCCACTGTGAAAGCGAACTGCCGAAGCTTCTTGAGAAATACAATGATTTTAAATCTAAAAATATTCAGATCGTAGGGCTGTCTTTAGATGTAGACAAAGATTCTTATTCTAAAAAGATTGCTGCATTTCCTTGGGTGAATGATTCCGAATTAAGAGGATGGAACAGCAGTTATACCGATACGTACAATATTCATGCAACTCCGACGTATTTTATTTTGGATGCTAACAATAAGATTATCAGCAAACCAGACCATGTTGGTGATGTTTTGGAATATTTTAAGGTAAAATAATTTTGGAGGTAAAGAAATATTTTCTATATTTGCACCACCAAAACGGCGAGGTAGCTCAGTTGGTTAGAGCGCAGGATTCATAACCCTGAGGTCACGGGTTCAATTCCCGTCTTCGCTACAATAAACCGCAATCATTGATTTAATGATTGCGGTTTTTCTTTTTACAGAAATCCGTAGATCCATCTTTCGTTTCTTTTAATTATAGACTTTCACCAGAGAATTAAGGGATGATTTTGTCTCTCAATTTAATTTTATCATTGTATTATACAGCAATAGATCCGGATCATTATTATCTGCTGAATGGCTTTTTAACAGCCTGTTTTTGCAAGATCACGATTTTTACGTGCAAATACCTATGTGAGCGTTGAAAAACCTGTAATAGAAGGTTAAATGGAATAGTGAGAATAAAATCTCTGCAAAAAAAGAGAAATCTTAAATCAGAATTCTCAGAATACAATATAAAAAGCCGTTTTACAATCTGCAAAACGGCTTTTTAATGTTTTTATGTTTTGTTTTTAGACCTGGTATCCCAGTAACTTTCTAATCTGGTAGAAGAATCTTTCAATCAGCCTGAGATCCTGTGTTACAATTTCTGCACTGCCTCTAAGTTCTTTATCAAATGTAAGTGTTTTGTTATAGCTTGTTTTTAATCCTTTCGGTAAAATCACATCTACATAATAATTTCCCTTGTCATCCGGAATCAGAGAGATATTCTGTACTTTTCCTTCAATGATGCCATATTCCTGAAATCTATAGTTGTCCAGTTTGATCAGTACTTTTTCTCCCGGAATAATCTTTCCTGAGTTAGTGGTAGGAACAGACATTCTGCCCACTAACTGCTCTTTGTTTCTGGGAAGTATAGACAGGATAGGTTCTCCCACTTTTACGAACTGATTCTCTCCAAAAAACTGTTGGAAGCTTGCTACCCCGTCTGTAGATGATATAACAAGATAATTCAATTCCCATTGTTTTAATGATTTTCTTAATTGCTCAAGAAGCTGTAAAGTCTGTGAAGAGTATGTAATTCTGTCTTTTTCTGTATTAATGGCAGCTCCGCTTTTTGTTTTATTAAGATTGGAAATGCCTTCATCCATTTGGGAAATGGAAATTTTAAGGTTTTCCAGGTTTTGCTGGGCCTGAAGATATTTGATTTTTTCATTTTCAAGTTCCATAGCAGAAATTACCCCTTGATTGAAAAGTTCCTGAGATCTGTTGAAATTTTTCTTTGTCAGATCATATTTTATAGATTCCAGGTTCTTTTGTTGTTTTAAGGTCGCTATTCTTACTTTATACTCAGAAATACTTTGGTTGGCGGCAAGGTTTTCCGGAGCATAAGGCTGTAATCTTGTAAAAAGCGCTTCATCCTGAAATGCCTTTGCAAAACTGTTGTATTCTCCCTGTAGTTCGCCCAATTTAAATCTTGATGCGCGGGCAATAGGGAAGGTGTATAATTGATCAGGAGTTATCGAATCTACCAGTGTTTTCAGTTCAAGAATATCCTTATAATTGGCTGCGGACTGCATCACCATAAGGACGTCATTCTTTTTAACTTCCTGATGATCTTTTATGAATATTTTTTCAATTTTGGAACTTGTTCTTGCTTCTATTTTTTCCGGAGGATTCTGAGAAGTTACAATAATGGGAGCCGGAACAAATTCCGGATATTTTATAATGTAGCTCATAAAAAGAATCAGCAGGAGGATAATAAATATCACAGTATTTCCCCAGCGGATCATCCAATGGGGCGGCTGGGTAAGAATATCCTGTACGCTTTCTGAGCGAAGTTCAATATTGTCTAAAACGTCTTCTTTCATTGTTCTGTAGTAAAATTTCCCCCAATATTTCAGGGGGAATATAATTTAAATAAACGGACAGGTGCCATCATACCATTCAGGTGCTGATGTGTCTGAATCTGGCGGGCACTCAAAATGTTTGATACGACATGGTACCCAACTGCCAAGACACCAGGATCCACAGCAATTTTTGTCTGGAATAACTACGCCCCCGCTGACAAGTGTCAAATCTTTTCTCGAAAGTTTTTTTAGATTTTTCATGATAAATATTAGTTTTTAATTTTTCCTACTCTATAAGCTTTTCAGATACCGCTATATGTTGATTAGCTGCCTAATTCAAGCTGATTTCTTACCAGGCGGTAATATTCTCCCCTTAAATCTACCAGCTCAGCATGGCTTCCTTCTTCTACCACTCTTCCATGATCCAGTACAATGATTTTATCTGCATGTCTTACCGTGGAAAGTCTGTGGGCAATTACTACAGCAGTTTTGCCTTTAAAGAACTGCTCAAGGTTTTCCATGATCACTTTCTCATTATTGGCATCCAGTGCAGAGGTAGCTTCATCAAACAAAATATACTCAGGAGATTTGTAAACGGCTCTTGCAATGAAAAGTCTCTGCTTCTGGCCGCCGCTGACTCCAACTCCTTCGTTCCCTATTTTTGTATTATAGCTTAATGGAAGACTTTCAATAAATTCTTTGATATTGGCTATTTCTACAGCACGTCTCAGCTTTTGTTTGTCAATATGATCTTCTCCTACCGCAATATTATTGGCAATGGTATCATTGAATACATATCCCTCCTGCATTACCACTCCGCAATGATCTCTCCAGTATCTTGGTGAAATATTTTTCATATTGGTATTCCCGATTCTGATCTCTCCTTGATCCGGATCATAAAACTTCATCAACAGTTTCAGTAAGGTTGTTTTACCACTTCCGCTGGCTCCTACAATTGCTGTGGTCTGCTGGTAAGGAATGGTAAGGCTCAGATTTTCAAAAACAGGAACATCAGAGCCAATATATCTGAATGACATATCTTTGATCTCTATATCTCTCTTCGGAACATCTGTCACATACTGCTCATTTTTATCCTCTTCATCATCTTTATCATGAATTTCCCCTAATCTTTCAAGAGAAATTTTAGCATCCTGAGTCTGCTTAATAAAGTCGATGAGCTGTAGAAGCGGACTGTTTAGCTGCCCGATGATATACTGGACGGAAAGCATCATCCCCAAAGTAAGATTTCCGCTTAAAACAAGCTTGGCTGAAAGGAAGCTCACCAGAATATCTTTCATCTGATTGATAAAGTTACCTCCTACAGACTGCCATTGTTCCAGGGAAAGAGATTTTATTCTGATTTTAAATAATTTTACCTGGAGAAATTCCCAGTCCCATCTTTTCTGTTTTTCGGCATTGTGCATTTTGATCTCCTGCATCCCGTTGATCAGCTCAATAACTTTACTTTGCTCCTGAGAGACCTGCGAGAATCTTTTGTAATCCAGCTCTTTTCTTTTTTTTAGGAAGAAACTGATCCATCCGATGTACAATACAGCTCCAACGAGGTAAACGAGGAACAGCCTGTAATCATAAAACAATAAAACAATACTGAAAATGATAAGGTTCACCAGGGAGAACAGCGTATTTAACGAAGAGCTGGTAAGAAGCTGTTCAATTCTGTGGTGGTCATTAATTCTCTGCATGATATCTCCTGTCATCCTGGTATCAAAGAAACTTATCGGAAGTCTCATCAGTTTGATAAAGAAATCGGAGATAATAGAAATATTGATTCTTGCGGAAAGATGAAGAAGAATCCAGCTTCGTATGGTTTCAATTCCCATTCTTCCCAGGAATAGCATGATCTGGGCAAGTAAAACAACATAGATGAAATTAATGTCCTGATTCTGAATCCCTACATCTACTATACTTTGGGTAAGAAAAGGAAAAATAAGGGAAAGTAAGCTTCCGCCTAAAAGCCCAACGGCCAGCTGAATAACCAGTGATTTGTACTTAAGAAGGTATTTGGAAAGAAACGTAAAGCTTGCTTTACTTTCTTCTGCATCAAACTCGGTCTGAAAAAATGCGGGCGTTGTTTCAAGAATCAGAACAATTCCTTCTTCTGTATTTTCATTGGCATTTTCCCCGATCCATGATTTGATAAACTCTTCCCGTGTATACGTGATCAGCCCGTAACTGGGGTCTGAAATATACACTTTGTTATTTTTATCAATTTTGTAAACCACTACAAAATGGTTTTTATTCCAGTGTGCTACACAAGGAAAAGGAACTTCTTCTACAAGGGTATTAAAATCTATCTGGACTCCCATAGAACGGAATCCCAGGTTTTCTGCGGCATCACTCAGGCCTAAAAGGCTGCTTCCTTCACGGGTGGTTTCAGACAGGTTGCGTATCTGCTGAAGGGATATACTTTTACCGTAATACTTACTTACGATCCTAAGGCAAGTAGGACCACAATCTTTAGTGTCTGGCTGCTTATAAAATGGAAATTTTTTTTTCAAAACTACTACTCATTATAAAATGTCGTCAACGGATGACGACATTTTTTCTTTAATTCAAATTATAATTCAATGTAATGGAAACTGAAAAAAGTCCCAATAATCATTGTTTGTCTGTTCTTCCGCATCTTTTCAGATGGTTATTTTGTTTTTCCTAAGATAGGGAATTTTTTGAATCGGTGGGATTTATTTATTAAATCTCATCATCCTCTATTAATTCGTCAATAAAGAATAAAATATCTTCACGGTCATACTTGTCCGGGAACTGATATCCGTTGATAATAAAGATAGGGGTGAAGCTTAATCCTGCATTACTGTTTTCCTTAGACATCTCTATCAGTGGATTCAGATTTTCTGATGTAACATTTCCTCCGGAAAGAACATTAATCTTGCTTTCGTCCTTCGTTTCGAACCATTCTTCTACCGCATGTAAAAATTCTTTTTCGGGTTTGTTGTGATAAATATGAGTGAAGTCTGAAATGAGCTGTGTATATTTTTCAGGAGCTCGGTCCGGGGTGTAATTGAATCTCATTTGCAAAGAAACAGAATCCGGATATTTCTCCAAAAGACCCTCTGCCAATTTGTGAGCATCTTTACAGAACCCGCAATATGGGTTGGAGACAATAGAAATACGAAGCTTCGCATCTCTTTTTCCTACTGCGAAAGTTTCCGTATCCTGGAATTCTATTTTTTCATTCTGCTCCATCTGATTTTTGAAAAGCTCATAGTTTCTTTTGAATCTAAGATTTTTTGCATTCGATTTCTGAAGGGTTTCCTTTTGTTCAAGCAGTGTGTTGAAATAAAAGATTGCAGAGAAAACAAGCGCCCATAAAATAACAGTCAGCAGAAGGGTTCCTACACTGAAAGATAAATTTTGAAAGAATAAGCTGCTGATTACCAATTGTCCTGCAAGGATTGAAATAATCAAAAGACATACCCTGCAAAATGTTTTTTCTACAAAAGCCTGAATGTATAGAGAGTACCCTATTGCCAGTACAGAAACGAAAGTGAATCCCTTTGCGATATAAGCGGTGGCAGGTAAGAACAATCCCAGTACCGCAAGACCCGCAAAATAGATCAGGGAAAAATCGGCAAATTTGAGCCCTAAAATGCTGGTTTTATCCTGTTTGATGATTTTATCACACGAGTTAACGGTCTGGCTCGCTGCAGCGCCTCCACCACCACAGATACTTCCGATTACGCTGGATGTGTTTCCGAATTTCTGATTGAAAATTTCCAGAGAAATATAAACTCCGGCCAAAGAAAGCAGATTGAAGATGGCTTCATAAATAGTCTGGCTGATGAGTGAGTAAGCCAGTACAGCTGCAAAAATGATATAAAGAACCGGTTTGAAATTGAATGCCTGTTTATGCTCTGCATTCTCCGTTTTTTCAAACAGAAGTACAAAATCTGTTGACTTGGTATAAAGTTCTTCTTTGCCAAAGGTTTTTGCTTTTTCTGAATATACGGAATAATGGGTTCCTGATTTTTTTACAAGAGAGAATGAGTTTTCAACAATGGCAATGAACTCCTCAGGAAGTTCATCCCAATATTCTTTGTCGAGTTCATAAGCGTCATTTTTTACCCCCATGAAATTAAGCGTATCACTAAAAGCCAGTGCAGAAGGGTAATTGGGATGGGAGTTGAACTGGAAAATGAATTCCTGTTTATCGAGTTTAAGATGGTTGATTAGCTTGTCAAAAATCATATTAATATTTTTATCTAAAATACACAGATGTTTTAAATATACAAAAATTTTTTTCTTTTATTAGTGAGATATAGATGGCTGTTGGTGAATTTAGTTTGAATTTCAATATTTTATTATGCGAGATCTGGATTTGATAGTAGATTATAAAGTATATGTCCCATGGAAGAAATGTACTGTTTTTATTTTATCAGGACACAAAAGTTCTTTCAGCTTGAAAATAGAAATTGGAAATGGAGGAGATGCTAAAAAATCTTTGTTTAAAGAGGTAGGCTTATTCATCTTTTTTTTATAAAAAAATCTTTAAAATTTCGAGAGTAAAATCTTAGAATTATCTCTTAAAAATCGGATGATAACTCCAATTTTAAAAGATGGGAAATAAAGGAAAAATAGAATATTATCTATTTAAACAATTGTTTAATTTTGTAAATATTTAACAGGTTTTACGTAGTTTAAACAATATTTTTACATTAAATAGGGGTGTCGGTTGCGATTTGTTATGTTGAGATATGAACTCAAAAAAACATAAAAAATCATAAAGTTTTCTTAAAGTTTTAAAAAGGGTAGAAATGTTTTTGTATTTATAAAATATGTCGTACTTTTACATCGCCTTGAATGAGGGAACAAGTCAAGGTAATAAATTTTTTTTCATCATTTGTGTTTTTAGAATCGTATCGCCTGATACGATTCTTTTTTTATGTTTTCTCATAATTTAGGAGGAGATCTATAAAGTAAGAGTAAGTTACAGAACCTTCCTGCTGATTGCTTTTAAGGAAAAGATTATTGGTGAATCCAAAGAAGTCATCCAGCCACCCCTGGTGACGGAAAATGAAACTCTTTTCATAAGCACGATCTCTTTTCATAGCAGGGGAATACTGATGAAGAATATTCTTTACAAATTCAGGATCTTCTTCCACGATAAATCTTAAAAGGCTTTTTAACGTGAAAAACTCAGTACTGTATCTCAACTCCGGATTAGCGGAATGAATACCTATCAGATATCCTACAAAATTAGCTTCCTGCTCTCTGGCAAAACCCAATTGATGAGAACTTTCATGCGCTGTTGTGAAAGGAATGAATGTATGCGGAAGTTCGGCGTTATATTGGGCTTCGGCAGTAAAAGGATTATAATAACCCAAAATTCCTGTGAAATTCATCACATTTTTAAACAGACTGGGTTTAATATCCAGAATCTGAGGCGCTTTTTTGCCCGAAATAGAAGAAGGCAGCTGTGTCTGCTGATACAGAATTTCCTTTTGTATAGAGGTAAGGTTCGTGATGATAAAGATCCCGTTGCGGTCTTCCTTTACAGATTGCCTTGTTGTTTTACACCTTTCCAGGTATGTCAGGGCAAGCTTTTTTGCTTTCTCGATATCCGGCTCTTTCTGGCTCGGCAGTTTGTTGATGATGGGAGTCTGGAAATACAGCATTCCCCAAAATATCTGATAGATAAAATAAAATACATTAATGATCATCAGAATTCTGAGTAAAGACTGATGTCTTCTTTCCTTCCTGAATAAAGTAATGATATAATACACAAGAAAGGCGCCCAGTATACTATAGAGAAGATCTCCCACAGAAAAAGGTACCCGGCTGAACAGTAGCTGGTGTATTCCTTTCTGAAGTTCGAAAAAACGCTCAAAAAAAGAAATCATCATTCCTGATTTTGAGAAGACATAGAACAAAAGAAATTGGGCAAGTAATATACCTGCCCAAAATCTTTTCCTTTTATATATTGTTTTAGTTATATTAATGACCACTGCCTTTAGATATTTTATCAAGATCAATGCCCTGGGCTTTCAGAATCCCACTCACACGGATCGCATAGAATGCAAGATACGCAAAACAAACCACCCCTACGATATAGCTGAAGTGAATATTGGTAATATCTGCAATATATCCCTGAATAAAGCTCACAATACCTCCACCCATAATCATCATAATAAGGTATCCGGAACCCTGGTTCGTATGCTTTCCAAGTCCGTTGATTGCCAATGCGAAGATACATGGCCATAGCGTAGAACAGAAAAGCCCTACACTGGTAAAGGCATATACAGATACCATTCCTGTAGTAAACATACCTATCAACAAAGCGGTAATTCCTGCCAGAGAGAAAATCAGAAGCATTCTTGCCGGGTTCCCTTTGCTTAAGATGTCACAGATAATCATAGCAATAATGATGAATCCATATACATAAAACGGAGAAAGGTCATGCTTGGCAATAGCGTTTACCAATAAAAATACACCGAATGCAAGGTAAGGAGCTAAGAATCTTAAGATCTTTTTGAATCCCGCATTCACGTCAAATGCCTCTACAGCACCTGTCCAACGGCCAATCATTAATGAAGCCCAGTATAAAGAGATATAAGGTGCTACATCTTTTGTTTCAAATCCCAGATTCTTTTCCATATAAGCCGGCAGATTACTTGCTGTGGAAACTTCCACCCCCACATATACGAAGATTGCGATCATTCCCATGACCAATTGAGGGTACTGGAAAGCTGATGTTCTGTGCTCTCCCGGAGTTTTATCGTCCGTATCCTCTGTGTTGGTAGGAGTGATAGCAGGAAGAGAAGAGAATTTAAGCATTAAAGCGACAAGCGCAAAAGCCGCTCCTAAAATAAGATAAGGCACTTTTACACTTTCTATACTTGCTTCCGTATTACCAGCGCTGGCAGAACCGAAAATAGCAAATGCCACAATAAGCGGTCCTATGGTAGTTCCTAAATTGTTGATACCTCCCGCCATGGTTAATCGTTGAGATCCGGTTTCCGTAGGACCTACCTCAATAGCCAGCGGGTTGGCTACAATCTGCTGAAGAGAGAAGCCTAAACCTACAATAAATAATCCGGAGATCATTAAAGGGA of the Chryseobacterium aureum genome contains:
- a CDS encoding HlyD family secretion protein; the encoded protein is MKEDVLDNIELRSESVQDILTQPPHWMIRWGNTVIFIILLLILFMSYIIKYPEFVPAPIIVTSQNPPEKIEARTSSKIEKIFIKDHQEVKKNDVLMVMQSAANYKDILELKTLVDSITPDQLYTFPIARASRFKLGELQGEYNSFAKAFQDEALFTRLQPYAPENLAANQSISEYKVRIATLKQQKNLESIKYDLTKKNFNRSQELFNQGVISAMELENEKIKYLQAQQNLENLKISISQMDEGISNLNKTKSGAAINTEKDRITYSSQTLQLLEQLRKSLKQWELNYLVISSTDGVASFQQFFGENQFVKVGEPILSILPRNKEQLVGRMSVPTTNSGKIIPGEKVLIKLDNYRFQEYGIIEGKVQNISLIPDDKGNYYVDVILPKGLKTSYNKTLTFDKELRGSAEIVTQDLRLIERFFYQIRKLLGYQV
- a CDS encoding TlpA family protein disulfide reductase is translated as MKKIYTLSAVLAAFALQAQFTITIQTPADFKDQDAILYTLNGSKDIIVTKEKSKNNTWTFKYPSHYMGMMKVYFPESNNTVSFISENKNVSFKLDVQNNKVKDVAYLDEANNLMSKQQEGSQKKELILPALSQIKEYYKDNTDFGKALKAEIDRLSGNSGSIDAAQHPFIAYYNTNYSKFLSNSPDSTKKANQEEIINFLDKSGDMLESSSLLRPVLVAYLNSGGNTNVTKSVDALLDRLKVETPRGQTVLSELIDIFDVYQMDEYKTKYLGLAKNLKCTITDRLASTLKSNANIEMGAAFPNYKFQSPVNTTAKSLYDIKADKKVIVFWSSTCSHCESELPKLLEKYNDFKSKNIQIVGLSLDVDKDSYSKKIAAFPWVNDSELRGWNSSYTDTYNIHATPTYFILDANNKIISKPDHVGDVLEYFKVK
- a CDS encoding signal peptidase codes for the protein MKTINKLALIFFLFVVSLAYADTPQPAIPGGGGNGGNGTGSPASPIDMYVYVLGIVAIGFIVYFTKKYKSVKA
- a CDS encoding DUF3810 domain-containing protein — translated: MMISFFERFFELQKGIHQLLFSRVPFSVGDLLYSILGAFLVYYIITLFRKERRHQSLLRILMIINVFYFIYQIFWGMLYFQTPIINKLPSQKEPDIEKAKKLALTYLERCKTTRQSVKEDRNGIFIITNLTSIQKEILYQQTQLPSSISGKKAPQILDIKPSLFKNVMNFTGILGYYNPFTAEAQYNAELPHTFIPFTTAHESSHQLGFAREQEANFVGYLIGIHSANPELRYSTEFFTLKSLLRFIVEEDPEFVKNILHQYSPAMKRDRAYEKSFIFRHQGWLDDFFGFTNNLFLKSNQQEGSVTYSYFIDLLLNYEKT
- a CDS encoding peptidase domain-containing ABC transporter — translated: MKKKFPFYKQPDTKDCGPTCLRIVSKYYGKSISLQQIRNLSETTREGSSLLGLSDAAENLGFRSMGVQIDFNTLVEEVPFPCVAHWNKNHFVVVYKIDKNNKVYISDPSYGLITYTREEFIKSWIGENANENTEEGIVLILETTPAFFQTEFDAEESKASFTFLSKYLLKYKSLVIQLAVGLLGGSLLSLIFPFLTQSIVDVGIQNQDINFIYVVLLAQIMLFLGRMGIETIRSWILLHLSARINISIISDFFIKLMRLPISFFDTRMTGDIMQRINDHHRIEQLLTSSSLNTLFSLVNLIIFSIVLLFYDYRLFLVYLVGAVLYIGWISFFLKKRKELDYKRFSQVSQEQSKVIELINGMQEIKMHNAEKQKRWDWEFLQVKLFKIRIKSLSLEQWQSVGGNFINQMKDILVSFLSAKLVLSGNLTLGMMLSVQYIIGQLNSPLLQLIDFIKQTQDAKISLERLGEIHDKDDEEDKNEQYVTDVPKRDIEIKDMSFRYIGSDVPVFENLSLTIPYQQTTAIVGASGSGKTTLLKLLMKFYDPDQGEIRIGNTNMKNISPRYWRDHCGVVMQEGYVFNDTIANNIAVGEDHIDKQKLRRAVEIANIKEFIESLPLSYNTKIGNEGVGVSGGQKQRLFIARAVYKSPEYILFDEATSALDANNEKVIMENLEQFFKGKTAVVIAHRLSTVRHADKIIVLDHGRVVEEGSHAELVDLRGEYYRLVRNQLELGS
- a CDS encoding vitamin K epoxide reductase family protein produces the protein MIFDKLINHLKLDKQEFIFQFNSHPNYPSALAFSDTLNFMGVKNDAYELDKEYWDELPEEFIAIVENSFSLVKKSGTHYSVYSEKAKTFGKEELYTKSTDFVLLFEKTENAEHKQAFNFKPVLYIIFAAVLAYSLISQTIYEAIFNLLSLAGVYISLEIFNQKFGNTSSVIGSICGGGGAAASQTVNSCDKIIKQDKTSILGLKFADFSLIYFAGLAVLGLFLPATAYIAKGFTFVSVLAIGYSLYIQAFVEKTFCRVCLLIISILAGQLVISSLFFQNLSFSVGTLLLTVILWALVFSAIFYFNTLLEQKETLQKSNAKNLRFKRNYELFKNQMEQNEKIEFQDTETFAVGKRDAKLRISIVSNPYCGFCKDAHKLAEGLLEKYPDSVSLQMRFNYTPDRAPEKYTQLISDFTHIYHNKPEKEFLHAVEEWFETKDESKINVLSGGNVTSENLNPLIEMSKENSNAGLSFTPIFIINGYQFPDKYDREDILFFIDELIEDDEI
- a CDS encoding MFS transporter; the encoded protein is MSNYSKQTNWAQFIPLVTVFFFWGFVAASNDILIPVFQKAFNLSQTESMLVQICFYVAYTVGSLLYMLVSKGIKQDLINKIGYKNGLIVGLLISALGTLLFYPAANMHSFPLMISGLFIVGLGFSLQQIVANPLAIEVGPTETGSQRLTMAGGINNLGTTIGPLIVAFAIFGSASAGNTEASIESVKVPYLILGAAFALVALMLKFSSLPAITPTNTEDTDDKTPGEHRTSAFQYPQLVMGMIAIFVYVGVEVSTASNLPAYMEKNLGFETKDVAPYISLYWASLMIGRWTGAVEAFDVNAGFKKILRFLAPYLAFGVFLLVNAIAKHDLSPFYVYGFIIIAMIICDILSKGNPARMLLIFSLAGITALLIGMFTTGMVSVYAFTSVGLFCSTLWPCIFALAINGLGKHTNQGSGYLIMMIMGGGIVSFIQGYIADITNIHFSYIVGVVCFAYLAFYAIRVSGILKAQGIDLDKISKGSGH